The following coding sequences are from one Poecilia reticulata strain Guanapo linkage group LG18, Guppy_female_1.0+MT, whole genome shotgun sequence window:
- the mblac1 gene encoding metallo-beta-lactamase domain-containing protein 1, with the protein MAAVCDRYRRVCLSETQLDFPGQPYSVSVLKVGYCVPQTDGTFRADGTITLIRGVMDILVDTGGPWDREFLLHSLKQRGLEPADIQLVVGTHGHSDHIGNLNLFPSALTIVGYDISEGDRYRPNQLAEGQVYTVDEHVYVVPTPGHAGQDVSVQVEGTSVGTVLVAGDLFECWSDDNSWKDLSLNSAVQEVNRQKALNIADVIIPGHGFPFRVLKT; encoded by the exons ATGGCCGCAGTGTGTGATCGGTATCGGAGAGTGTGTTTGTCAGAAACTCAGCTGGACTTCCCGGGCCAGCCGTACTCTGTGTCCGTCCTTAAAGTCGGTTACTGCGTCCCTCAGACTGACGGGACGTTCAGAGCCGACGGGACTATCACCCTCATAAGGGGAGTCATGGACATTCTGGTGGATACCGGGGGGCCGTGGGACCGGGAATTCCTCCTCCACTCATTAAAGCAAAGAGGCCTGGAGCCCGCGGACATACAGCTGGTGGTGGGGACCCACGGACATTCAGATCACATTGGAAATCTGAATCTCTTCCCTTCTGCATTGACTATAGTGGGATACGATATCAGTGAGGGGGACAGGTACCGCCCCAACCAGCTGGCAGAAGGACAGGTCTACACTGTGGATGAACAT GTGTATGTGGTTCCCACCCCAGGCCACGCAGGACAAGACGTCAGCGTCCAGGTGGAGGGGACATCTGTTGGGACTGTCCTTGTTGCAGGGGACTTATTTGAGTGCTGGTCCGATGACAACAGCTGGAAGGATTTGAGTCTGAACAGTGCAGTGCAGGAAGTCAATCGACAGAAGGCTCTGAATATTGCTGATGTCATTATACCTGGACATGGATTTCCTTTCAGAGTTCTCAAAACCTGA